Proteins from a genomic interval of Methanohalophilus levihalophilus:
- a CDS encoding GyrI-like domain-containing protein, with translation MADIIIVDMEPQMVISLRRIGPYQQISDMIPELYEFAEENGVVIVGAPIFICHEISVEEAMDAEEKGNADVEVVFPVDGDVKTSGEVKYYELAGGKMAKTVHKGPYEAMVPTYEKLYAWLEENRKQIIGPMWEIYLSDPREVPPEDYVTEIYVPVD, from the coding sequence ATGGCAGATATAATAATTGTTGATATGGAACCGCAGATGGTTATAAGTCTCAGGAGAATTGGTCCTTATCAGCAGATCAGTGACATGATTCCTGAGCTTTATGAATTTGCAGAGGAAAACGGTGTTGTGATTGTAGGTGCGCCTATATTTATATGCCATGAGATTTCGGTAGAAGAAGCCATGGACGCTGAGGAAAAAGGAAACGCTGACGTTGAAGTTGTTTTTCCGGTTGATGGTGATGTGAAAACCAGCGGCGAAGTAAAATATTATGAGCTTGCCGGTGGGAAAATGGCTAAAACAGTTCATAAAGGTCCGTATGAAGCAATGGTACCTACTTACGAGAAACTGTATGCCTGGCTCGAAGAAAATAGGAAACAAATAATTGGTCCGATGTGGGAAATTTATCTGTCAGATCCAAGGGAG